Genomic DNA from Paenibacillus donghaensis:
AGCACAGAGATGGCTTCCAGATGCTCATTCAGGCGGCTATGCGCGATTGCCAGCCAGACATAGGCATCTCCATATAAAGGGTCAAGCGATATCGCTTCTTTCAATAGAGTAACCGGATGATACGGATTGCGCCCGCCTTCCGCTTCGTCCTCCAGCAGCCGCTTCGCCGCCTGCACCAGCATTAGCGCCTGAAGATGCTGCAGATGCAGCTTATATTCAGGTTTGGTTCCATCCAGCTTCACTGCCGCGCGGGCATGAAGTGCCGCTTTATCCAGCATGCCGCTACGGGCATAGGTAATGGAGCAGCGGTATCTGACCTCGGCGTCGCCCGGACTGGCGGCAATGGCTGCCTCGAAGCAGACAATGGCCTCGGCGAAGTCA
This window encodes:
- a CDS encoding tetratricopeptide repeat protein → MNEKDYVKEAYRSILRSDFAEAIVCFEAAIAASPGDAEVRYRCSITYARSGMLDKAALHARAAVKLDGTKPEYKLHLQHLQALMLVQAAKRLLEDEAEGGRNPYHPVTLLKEAISLDPLYGDAYVWLAIAHSRLNEHLEAISVLKEVMSLHPDDSGLHQLMKELQKSLQNYMQ